The Dehalococcoidia bacterium genome includes the window CAGGCCCTCCAGTCCCCCGAGGCCCAGCGCAACCCCCTTATCCAGCGCGCCCTAGAGGCGGAAGACCTACGGGCCTGGTTCACCCGCATGCCCTGGAAGGCGGGCCACTCCCCTTTGCGGTGGACACCTTCCTACGAGGCCTACCTGCTGGAACTCTGGACCCATAGCCAGTTTGACGCCTACTGGAAGCAGGTGGGCCTGTACGCCGAGGGGTATTACCATCGTTGGCCGGATGTGCCCATCTTGGTGCTGGGGTCGTGGTATGATCCGTATGCCCGCACTGCGTGCGACACCTTTGTGGGCCTGCGCAAGGCGGGGCGGACAAAGGTGCGCCTGGTGATGGGGGCGTGGACGCACGGCCAGCACCAGAACGGCTACGCCGGGGATGTGGACTTCGGCACCGAAGCGCGCCTCCCCGGCAACTTGGCCGAGGACTACAACCATTTTCGCCTGCGGTGGTTTGACTACGTCCTGCGGGGCCTGCCCACGGGGATGGGGGAGCCCCCGGTGCTCCTGTTTGTGATGGGCGGGGGGAGCGGGCGCAAGACCCCCAGCGGCCGGCTAGATCACGGGGGGCAGTGGCGCGCCGAGAACGAGTGGCCTCTGGCCCGCACCCGCTGGACGCCCTACTACCTGCATGCCGGGGGGTTGCTGGCTCCTGAGCCTCCTCGTTCCACCAGCGGTTACAGTCGGTACACCTTTGACCCGCGCCGTCCCGTGCCCACCATTGGGGGTGCTATCTCTTCGGGTTCCCCTCTGATGGAGCCGGGGGCCTACGACCAGCGGGAGGACGCCCGATTTTTCGGATGCCAGCCCCCCTACTTGCCTTTGGCCTCCCGCCCCGATGTGCTAGTGTTCCAGACCCCACCTTTAGAGCGGGATGTGGAGGTAACAGGCCCCATCACTGCCCACCTGTATGTCTCCTCCACGGCCCCTGACACCGACTTCACGGTGAAACTGATAGATGTGTACCCGCCTAACGAGGATTACCCCCAGGGCTTTGCCATGAACCTCACGGATAGCATCTTCCGCGCCCGCTTCCACGCCTCCTGGGAGCGGGAGGAGCTCCTTGAGCCGGGGCGCATCTACC containing:
- a CDS encoding CocE/NonD family hydrolase gives rise to the protein MASDVHVHRNIPIPLRDGVVLAGDLYLPPGPGPFPVLMERTPYNKSSPQRQEQGVWFARRGYAVLFQDVRGRYASGGMFTKYTDDGRDGVDTVAWVVGQPWCNGKVGTFGISYGAHTQAALASAEGDKRGVAALFLDAGGFSNAFLHGVRHQGAFELRQAVWAYTQALQSPEAQRNPLIQRALEAEDLRAWFTRMPWKAGHSPLRWTPSYEAYLLELWTHSQFDAYWKQVGLYAEGYYHRWPDVPILVLGSWYDPYARTACDTFVGLRKAGRTKVRLVMGAWTHGQHQNGYAGDVDFGTEARLPGNLAEDYNHFRLRWFDYVLRGLPTGMGEPPVLLFVMGGGSGRKTPSGRLDHGGQWRAENEWPLARTRWTPYYLHAGGLLAPEPPRSTSGYSRYTFDPRRPVPTIGGAISSGSPLMEPGAYDQREDARFFGCQPPYLPLASRPDVLVFQTPPLERDVEVTGPITAHLYVSSTAPDTDFTVKLIDVYPPNEDYPQGFAMNLTDSIFRARFHASWEREELLEPGRIYHLTVELFPTSNLFKAGHRIRVDISSSNFPRFDVNPNTGEPLGRSGAWQIAINTVHHNAICPSHIVLPVIPTE